Proteins from one Ipomoea triloba cultivar NCNSP0323 chromosome 1, ASM357664v1 genomic window:
- the LOC116023158 gene encoding UBP1-associated protein 2C-like — translation MDLTKKRKADENGASYPAPNDIMGAGVAAGAPPPLGILSPDDADRILEPFSKEQLISVLRNAVLRHPDILEAVRAVADADTTQRKLFVRGLGWETTTEKLRQVFSIYGELDEAIVITDKNTGKSKGYGFVTFKHIDAAIMALKEPNKKIDGRITVTQLAAAGNSGNSQSADVALRKIYVGNVPFEISSERLLNFFSTFGEIEEGPLGFDKQTGKAKGFAFFVYKTEEGARGSLGEPIKMIDGHQVVCKLATDNKKGKQPNMGPPGGPGMPNSGHSGMPGEDRMGVGSMPGSNYGMPGTGLGPYPGFSGGPVPGMQQPQPQPGMMHQNPMNSGIGGPAGPAFGNQGPGSFAGGASGYPGSGGFVGGGSGDFGGGMGNAAGSNMYRVPPSSVGMPSSGGYPDGGNYGMPSAYPSQLPQPGAGSRVPPGGMYQGVPPYY, via the coding sequence ATGGATCTAACGAAGAAACGCAAGGCCGATGAGAATGGCGCCTCGTATCCCGCCCCAAACGACATTATGGGAGCCGGCGTCGCCGCCGGTGCTCCTCCGCCGCTCGGCATTCTCAGCCCCGATGACGCCGATAGAATCCTCGAACCCTTCTCCAAGGAACAGCTAATTTCAGTCTTGCGCAACGCTGTGCTAAGGCATCCGGATATTCTCGAGGCCGTCCGAGCCGTGGCCGATGCGGATACGACTCAGCGAAAGCTCTTTGTGCGCGGCCTCGGCTGGGAGACCACTACGGAGAAGCTCCGTCAGGTGTTTTCCATATACGGGGAGCTTGACGAGGCTATCGTGATTACGGATAAGAACACGGGGAAATCGAAGGGGTATGGTTTTGTTACCTTTAAGCATATTGATGCGGCTATTATGGCACTTAAGGAACCGAATAAGAAAATTGATGGGCGTATTACGGTCACCCAGCTTGCGGCTGCGGGGAATTCAGGTAATTCGCAATCTGCCGATGTTGCTCTTAGGAAAATATATGTGGGGAATGTTCCGTTTGAGATTTCGTCAGAGAGGCTCTTGAATTTCTTTTCTACTTTCGGGGAAATTGAGGAAGGGCCATTAGGTTTCGATAAGCAGACTGGGAAGGCAAAAGGCTTTGCTTTTTTTGTCTACAAGACTGAGGAGGGGGCGAGAGGATCATTGGGTGAGCCGATCAAGATGATAGACGGGCATCAGGTGGTGTGTAAATTAGCAACTGATAACAAGAAAGGAAAGCAGCCGAATATGGGACCTCCTGGTGGCCCTGGAATGCCAAATTCAGGGCATTCTGGAATGCCTGGAGAGGATAGAATGGGTGTTGGCTCTATGCCAGGGTCCAACTATGGGATGCCTGGAACTGGGTTGGGGCCATATCCAGGTTTTTCAGGTGGCCCTGTTCCAGGAATGCAGCAGCCACAGCCACAGCCAGGAATGATGCATCAGAACCCAATGAATTCAGGGATTGGTGGGCCTGCTGGACCAGCCTTTGGCAACCAAGGTCCGGGGTCTTTTGCTGGTGGTGCCAGTGGCTATCCTGGTAGTGGTGGATTTGTTGGGGGTGGTTCTGGGGATTTTGGTGGTGGTATGGGCAATGCTGCTGGGTCTAATATGTATAGGGTACCACCAAGCTCTGTTGGAATGCCTAGTTCAGGAGGTTACCCAGATGGTGGTAATTATGGTATGCCATCTGCATATCCCTCACAGCTACCCCAGCCTGGGGCAGGCTCTAGGGTTCCCCCTGGTGGTATGTATCAGGGTGTGCCACCCTACTATTGA
- the LOC116014856 gene encoding putative late blight resistance protein homolog R1B-16, whose translation MPSISTPYNDKVVGFKKEAETIINQLIYGSKEREVVLITGMGGLGKTTLTRGVYEEKIVANHFHSSAWCTVSQEYNYKDLLNKIYSQVCGREIEIGNVAERLRKSLMGRRYLIVLDDIWSVEAWEELNRVFPSCDNGSRIVLISRQERVVSDAKHICLPFFTVDESWELLQMKLFKGSRCPEELENVGRKISKHCGGLPLVVGLIADLLDRIEKSEQMWRKFLLALETCVDELIGGIQSNDAIKLSYHRLSYNLKNCLLYFAAFPKDKRIDVSYLIKLWISEGFIDIKKDERVEDTAKYCLNHLVGSNLVMVSERKYDGGILSCVVHDLVRAFCLAKVKEEKFLRIIKMEDMLNSTLKITTHRISFHRYGDNEIPNELIPWNCNIHTLLGYPKVHKNNGAKVYNASWVAKKFEHLTILDLEFIGVDKLVLPEINSLIHLRYLALYLCGCGSVSPLSLQNLKGLITLKLTSYKDLHLPKYFWNMKSLRHMIIHHYDCDSCPTVPTPVIETISGLEVLQTLDLKTSLSTRDENLLRKLPHLKYLSCLVLPSYSFAEIDILHHLESLSLYNSCNHDPHDHGNPHLLNDLKLSKFPSSIKEINLEGITVSSSAISIMAQLSNLEALTLTCCNFEGLEWNVDEETQFQKLKCLQLDHLDIRIWNICSEESFPCLEQVILDFCVELREVPHRLADILTLKLLSVRSCHNSTRSSAMKIEEGVRDIGNEQLNVQIIPSNPVTGCREKRDYHFTEQIDEEWMGRGQQKWLRGMQQKWPRGGQHKWRRVSKK comes from the exons ATGCCAAGCATCTCTACTCCATATAATGATAAAGTTGTGGGCTTCAAGAAGGAAGCAGAAACAATTATAAATCAGCTTATTTATGGGTCAAAGGAGAGAGAAGTTGTTTTAATTACTGGCATGGGTGGATTGGGAAAGACAACTTTGACTAGGGGAGTGTATGAGGAGAAAATTGTAGCCAATCACTTTCACAGCAGTGCATGGTGTACAGTTTCTCAAGAATATAATTATAAGGActtgttgaacaaaatatacAGTCAAGTATGTGGTAGGGAGATAGAGATTGGGAATGTAGCTGAACGGCTTCGCAAAAGTTTGATGGGAAGGAGATATCTCATAGTGTTGGATGATATTTGGAGTGTTGAAGCATGGGAAGAGTTAAATAGAGTTTTTCCCTCATGTGACAATGGGAGTAGAATTGTTTTAATAAGCAGACAAGAAAGGGTGGTTTCTGATGCCAAACATATTTGTCTTCCTTTCTTCACTGTTGATGAGAGTTGGGAATTATTGCAAATGAAGTTATTTAAAGGGAGTAGATGCCCTGAAGAGCTTGAAAATGTTGGAAGAAAAATATCAAAGCATTGTGGGGGACTACCTTTAGTAGTTGGTTTAATAGCTGATCTTCTTGATAGAATTGAAAAGAGTGAGCAAATGTGGCGTAAATTTCTTCTTGCTTTAGAGACATGTGTTGATGAACTTATAGGTGGAATACAGAGCAATGATGCGATAAAACTTAGTTACCACCGTTTAtcatataatttgaaaaattgcTTACTCTACTTTGCAGCATTCCCAAAGGATAAAAGAATTGATGTTTCCTATCTAATAAAACTATGGATATCTGAAGGGTTCATAGACATTAAGAAGGATGAGAGAGTAGAAGACACGGCAAAGTATTGCTTGAATCATCTGGTTGGCAGTAACTTAGTAATGGTTTCTGAAAGGAAGTATGATGGTGGCATCTTATCATGCGTTGTTCATGATTTGGTACGTGCTTTTTGCTTAGCAAaagttaaagaagaaaaattctTGCGCATAATTAAGATGGAAGATATGTTGAATTCAACTCTGAAAATTACTACACACCGAATATCTTTCCATAGATATGGTGACAATGAGATTCCTAATGAATTGATACCATGGAATTGTAATATCCACACACTCTTGGGTTACCCAAAGGTGCACAAAAACAATGGTGCAAAGGTTTATAATGCCTCATGGGTTGCAAAAAAATTTGAACATCTCACAATCTTGGATTTAGAGTTCATTGGTGTGGATAAATTAGTTTTACCTGAAATTAACTCACTAATTCATCTGAGATACTTAGCTCTCTATCTATGTGGATGTGGTTCTGTGTCACCATTGTCATTGCAGAATCTTAAGGGTCTCATAACCTTGAAGTTGACTTCATACAAGGATTTGCATTTaccaaaatatttttggaatatgAAAAGTTTGAGACATATGATTATCCACCACTATGATTGTGATTCATGCCCAACAGTACCAACTCCAGTTATTGAAACAATTTCTGGTTTAGAAGTCTTACAGACCTTAGATTTGAAAACTTCTTTGAGCACAAGGGATGAGAATTTATTGAGGAAGCTTCCCCATCTCAAATATTTGAGCTGTCTGGTCTTACCATCATATTCGTTTGCTGAAATTGACATTCTCCATCATCTTGAATCTCTTTCGTTGTACAATAGTTGCAATCATGATCCACATGACCATGGGAATCCACATCTTCTTAACGATCTTAAGCTCAGCAAGTTTCCATCAAgtattaaggaaataaatttggAGGGTATTACTGTTTCATCGTCAGCAATTTCAATAATGGCACAACTCTCCAATCTTGAGGCTCTAACACTTACGTGTTGCAATTTTGAGGGTTTAGAATGGAATGTGGATGAGGAAACCCAATTCCAAAAACTAAAATGCCTCCAACTAGACCATCTTGATATTAGAATTTGGAATATTTGCAGTGAAGAGTCTTTTCCTTGCCTTGAGCAAGtaattttggatttttgtgTGGAGTTACGGGAGGTGCCTCATAGATTGGCAGATATTTTAACATTGAAACTACTCAGTGTGCGTAGCTGCCATAATAGCACTAGAAGTTCAGCGATGAAAATTGAGGAAGGTGTACGAGACATAGGAAATGAGCAACTTAATGTCCAGATTATACCAA GTAATCCAGTGACAGGGTGTAGAGAAAAAAGAGATTATCACTTTACAGAACAGATTGATGAAg AGTGGATGGGCAGAGGGCAACAGAAATGGCTAAGGGGAATGCAACAGAAATGGCCAAGGGGAGGGCAACACAAATGGCGCAGAGTGTCAAAGAAATAA